The following coding sequences lie in one Numida meleagris isolate 19003 breed g44 Domestic line chromosome Z, NumMel1.0, whole genome shotgun sequence genomic window:
- the DNAJB5 gene encoding dnaJ homolog subfamily B member 5 isoform X3, which yields MPAILLFWSRAERNKYSAPGSVAAVMGKDYYKILGIQSGANEDEIKKAYRKMALKYHPDKNKDPNAEEKFKEIAEAYDVLSDPKKRAVYDQYGEEGLKTGGGSSGGSGNTFHYTFHGDPHATFASFFGGSNPFDIFFASSRSRMFNGFDQEDMDIDDDDDPFSAFGRFGFNGINGVHRRHQESLHTRRKVQDPPVIHELKVSLEEIYHGSTKRMKITRRRLNPDGRTMRTEDKILNIVIKRGWKEGTKITFPKEGDATPDNIPADIVFILKDKPHSHFKRDGTNVVYTANISLKEGKISKIFRL from the exons gaaTAAGTACTCAGCGCCTGGCAGCGTCGCCGCCGTCATGGGGAAGGACTACTACAAGATCTTGGGCATCCAGTCCGGAGCCAACGAGGATGAAATCAAGAAAGCCTATCGGAAAATGGCCCTCAAGTATCACCCCGATAAGAATAAAGACCCCAACGCTGAGGAGAAGTTCAAGGAGATCGCAGAGGCTTACGACGTGCTGAGCGACCCCAAAAAGCGAGCTGTGTACGACCAGTACGGGGAGGAAG GTCTTAAGACTGGAGGTGGCTCCTCAGGTGGCTCAGGGAACACTTTCCATTACACGTTCCATGGAGACCCCCACGCCACTTTTGCGTCTTTCTTCGGAGGCTCCAACCCTTTTGATATCTTCTTCGCCAGCAGCCGCTCCCGGATGTTCAACGGCTTTGACCAGGAAGATATGGATATCGATGATGACGATGATCCTTTCAGTGCCTTCGGCCGGTTTGGCTTCAACGGCATTAACGGGGTTCACCGGCGGCACCAGGAGTCCCTGCACACGCGGAGGAAGGTCCAAGACCCACCTGTCATCCATGAGCTCAAGGTGTCCCTGGAAGAGATCTACCACGGCTCCACCAAGAGGATGAAGATCACCCGCAGAAGGCTCAACCCTGATGGCCGGACCATGCGGACTGAGGATAAGATCCTCAACATTGTCATCAAACGGGGTTGGAAGGAGGGAACCAAAATCACATTCCCCAAAGAAGGGGACGCCACCCCAGACAACATCCCCGCTGACATCGTCTTCATCCTCAAGGACAAGCCTCACTCGCACTTCAAGAGGGATGGGACGAACGTGGTCTACACCGCAAACATCAGTCTTAAAGAG GGcaaaatcagcaaaatattcAGGCTGTGA
- the DNAJB5 gene encoding dnaJ homolog subfamily B member 5 isoform X2 produces the protein MGKDYYKILGIQSGANEDEIKKAYRKMALKYHPDKNKDPNAEEKFKEIAEAYDVLSDPKKRAVYDQYGEEGLKTGGGSSGGSGNTFHYTFHGDPHATFASFFGGSNPFDIFFASSRSRMFNGFDQEDMDIDDDDDPFSAFGRFGFNGINGVHRRHQESLHTRRKVQDPPVIHELKVSLEEIYHGSTKRMKITRRRLNPDGRTMRTEDKILNIVIKRGWKEGTKITFPKEGDATPDNIPADIVFILKDKPHSHFKRDGTNVVYTANISLKEALCGCTVNIPTIDGRVIPLPCNDIIKPGTVKRLRGEGLPFPKAPNQRGDLIVEFKIRFPDRIAPQTRQILKQHLPCS, from the exons ATGGGGAAGGACTACTACAAGATCTTGGGCATCCAGTCCGGAGCCAACGAGGATGAAATCAAGAAAGCCTATCGGAAAATGGCCCTCAAGTATCACCCCGATAAGAATAAAGACCCCAACGCTGAGGAGAAGTTCAAGGAGATCGCAGAGGCTTACGACGTGCTGAGCGACCCCAAAAAGCGAGCTGTGTACGACCAGTACGGGGAGGAAG GTCTTAAGACTGGAGGTGGCTCCTCAGGTGGCTCAGGGAACACTTTCCATTACACGTTCCATGGAGACCCCCACGCCACTTTTGCGTCTTTCTTCGGAGGCTCCAACCCTTTTGATATCTTCTTCGCCAGCAGCCGCTCCCGGATGTTCAACGGCTTTGACCAGGAAGATATGGATATCGATGATGACGATGATCCTTTCAGTGCCTTCGGCCGGTTTGGCTTCAACGGCATTAACGGGGTTCACCGGCGGCACCAGGAGTCCCTGCACACGCGGAGGAAGGTCCAAGACCCACCTGTCATCCATGAGCTCAAGGTGTCCCTGGAAGAGATCTACCACGGCTCCACCAAGAGGATGAAGATCACCCGCAGAAGGCTCAACCCTGATGGCCGGACCATGCGGACTGAGGATAAGATCCTCAACATTGTCATCAAACGGGGTTGGAAGGAGGGAACCAAAATCACATTCCCCAAAGAAGGGGACGCCACCCCAGACAACATCCCCGCTGACATCGTCTTCATCCTCAAGGACAAGCCTCACTCGCACTTCAAGAGGGATGGGACGAACGTGGTCTACACCGCAAACATCAGTCTTAAAGAG GCCCTCTGCGGCTGCACCGTGAACATTCCCACCATTGACGGGAGGGTGATCCCGCTGCCCTGCAACGACATCATCAAGCCAGGCACAGTGAAGAGACTCCGTGGGGAGGGGCTGCCTTTCCCCAAGGCCCCCAACCAGCGAGGAGACTTGATCGTGGAGTTCAAAATCCGCTTCCCGGACAGAATAGCTCCCCAGACGAGACAGATCCTCAAGCAGCACCTCCCGTGCTCCTAG
- the DNAJB5 gene encoding dnaJ homolog subfamily B member 5 isoform X1, which translates to MPAILLFWSRAERNKYSAPGSVAAVMGKDYYKILGIQSGANEDEIKKAYRKMALKYHPDKNKDPNAEEKFKEIAEAYDVLSDPKKRAVYDQYGEEGLKTGGGSSGGSGNTFHYTFHGDPHATFASFFGGSNPFDIFFASSRSRMFNGFDQEDMDIDDDDDPFSAFGRFGFNGINGVHRRHQESLHTRRKVQDPPVIHELKVSLEEIYHGSTKRMKITRRRLNPDGRTMRTEDKILNIVIKRGWKEGTKITFPKEGDATPDNIPADIVFILKDKPHSHFKRDGTNVVYTANISLKEALCGCTVNIPTIDGRVIPLPCNDIIKPGTVKRLRGEGLPFPKAPNQRGDLIVEFKIRFPDRIAPQTRQILKQHLPCS; encoded by the exons gaaTAAGTACTCAGCGCCTGGCAGCGTCGCCGCCGTCATGGGGAAGGACTACTACAAGATCTTGGGCATCCAGTCCGGAGCCAACGAGGATGAAATCAAGAAAGCCTATCGGAAAATGGCCCTCAAGTATCACCCCGATAAGAATAAAGACCCCAACGCTGAGGAGAAGTTCAAGGAGATCGCAGAGGCTTACGACGTGCTGAGCGACCCCAAAAAGCGAGCTGTGTACGACCAGTACGGGGAGGAAG GTCTTAAGACTGGAGGTGGCTCCTCAGGTGGCTCAGGGAACACTTTCCATTACACGTTCCATGGAGACCCCCACGCCACTTTTGCGTCTTTCTTCGGAGGCTCCAACCCTTTTGATATCTTCTTCGCCAGCAGCCGCTCCCGGATGTTCAACGGCTTTGACCAGGAAGATATGGATATCGATGATGACGATGATCCTTTCAGTGCCTTCGGCCGGTTTGGCTTCAACGGCATTAACGGGGTTCACCGGCGGCACCAGGAGTCCCTGCACACGCGGAGGAAGGTCCAAGACCCACCTGTCATCCATGAGCTCAAGGTGTCCCTGGAAGAGATCTACCACGGCTCCACCAAGAGGATGAAGATCACCCGCAGAAGGCTCAACCCTGATGGCCGGACCATGCGGACTGAGGATAAGATCCTCAACATTGTCATCAAACGGGGTTGGAAGGAGGGAACCAAAATCACATTCCCCAAAGAAGGGGACGCCACCCCAGACAACATCCCCGCTGACATCGTCTTCATCCTCAAGGACAAGCCTCACTCGCACTTCAAGAGGGATGGGACGAACGTGGTCTACACCGCAAACATCAGTCTTAAAGAG GCCCTCTGCGGCTGCACCGTGAACATTCCCACCATTGACGGGAGGGTGATCCCGCTGCCCTGCAACGACATCATCAAGCCAGGCACAGTGAAGAGACTCCGTGGGGAGGGGCTGCCTTTCCCCAAGGCCCCCAACCAGCGAGGAGACTTGATCGTGGAGTTCAAAATCCGCTTCCCGGACAGAATAGCTCCCCAGACGAGACAGATCCTCAAGCAGCACCTCCCGTGCTCCTAG